DNA from Parageobacillus thermoglucosidasius:
TTTGTCAGCGCTCCAACGGTCACATATTTAACTTCCGCCACAAGCATAACCCTCGCTTATTTATGAACTTGCCGATGCGCATGTTTCTTTGCCGCTTCGATCGTATTATGAAGCAGCATGGTGATCGTCATCGGCCCGACCCCTTTCGGAACCGGCGTAATGTAGCTTGCCACTTCCTTTACTTCCTCAAAATTGACATCGCCGCACAGCTTTCCGCTTTCTAGGCGGTTGACGCCGACATCAATGACGACAGCCCCTTGTTTCACATGCTCCGTCCCAATAAAGCGCGCTTTTCCGACAGCAACGATTAAAATGTCGGCTTGGCGCGTAATGGAAGCTAAATCGTTTGTTCGCGAATGGCAATAGGTGACGGTCGCATGCTCGCGCAAAAATAACTGCCCGACCGGCTTGCCGACGATATTGCTGCGGCCGACGACAACCACGTGTTTCCCGGCGATATCTATCCCGATGGACTTTACCATCACTAAAATGCCGTATGGCGTGCAAGGGAGAAACGCATCTTGCCCGACCATCATTCTTCCTACGTTAATAGGATGAAATCCGTCGACATCTTTTTCAGGCGAAATTGTTTCAATCACTTTCAATTCGTCAATGTGTTTT
Protein-coding regions in this window:
- the folD gene encoding bifunctional methylenetetrahydrofolate dehydrogenase/methenyltetrahydrofolate cyclohydrolase FolD, which encodes MTAQIISGAELAKEKRAQLAKEVERLKREGIEPGLAVILVGDDPASHSYVRGKQKACAEVGIRSTLLTFPATITEEFLLGKIKELNEDPSVHGILVQLPLPKHIDELKVIETISPEKDVDGFHPINVGRMMVGQDAFLPCTPYGILVMVKSIGIDIAGKHVVVVGRSNIVGKPVGQLFLREHATVTYCHSRTNDLASITRQADILIVAVGKARFIGTEHVKQGAVVIDVGVNRLESGKLCGDVNFEEVKEVASYITPVPKGVGPMTITMLLHNTIEAAKKHAHRQVHK